In Salminus brasiliensis chromosome 24, fSalBra1.hap2, whole genome shotgun sequence, one genomic interval encodes:
- the LOC140546360 gene encoding putative methyltransferase NSUN7: MTSLSLLESTSPIDKRVSPEVCTPSPPNSPVFQSRLPSPEEACALVKATVKAPSAGSGALADRKRARLGFPDRVYSHAAHIFQEAHVEKPLANRVICYAPTIHTHTEDSAETVCGDDSNSKSNKLWAFELAFSTLKFQELLEDVLTDSCFYPSQQMPDDLMSLVVVMLYDLQDRKFQPREPMSGEGEEPIEEVRRVESSLFSFRTKLAASLARCRVKRNLLSIDDILPKNLREKHSRKHKLPLCAWVNTLRISVEDVSETLRQEGFIQVDPHTRLKGSLFCKEADCPDLLLFPHQAQEKLNETLLMKDHSLIIQARFCSLAVSAVHPLLVKGADILMVGSFSAQTVAHVAIHASAYDARVHICGLLSNPRDKDGLQSAVSAIGCKNVQFLSDAFAGLNEWDSHIQKVRVILLLPQCTASGLCNPIEHILREGGDRELLRDLSQGTISDTKLESLVTKQMQDLSHALTFPKVNAVIYCTCSVYREENELLVRRALENASVKPKLRPFRIVSTGLGDKEEKFFRLEESDSDDGCFICVLKRDQEPAEPETVQDILARAAAKGLLGGLITLEPSDQVKPKKKKKEKQKAAAELLPPLFPLQTAISDTTRLLNDISVPESLRSAVHIRANTVSVNTVQQTLNFTAEDSSDFFCSSVIHNEVSTTLNQASDQVSAISDQDSTASNTSAKRANDQKNKSESPRRVRRTKVKAKSHTHTTKAHRSPQSRKRQLHKRQAHRQTHVRTHTLASSAAIAHPLTPAPPPSRRPTALKSQTSLEELQKLPRRKRQQQETSQETFGTRPAALDLSGVIKVKQDVKIPPPLPHLLVLISPVDSCYPPPVLRVETLSGQVQELGTDLPSRKLPH, encoded by the exons ATGACCTCACTGAGCTTGCTGGAATCAACCTCGCCTATTGACAAGAGAGTTTCTCCTGAAGTATGCACTCCATCTCCCCCAAACAGCCCTGTTTTCCAGTCACGTCTTCCATCTCCTGAAGAAGCTTGTGCTCTTGTGAAGGCCACTGTTAAAGCACCCTCAGCTGGGAGCGGGGCTTTGGCTGACAGAAAACGAGCCAGGCTGGGATTTCCTGACCGTGTGTACTCTCACGCAGCCCATATCTTCCAAGAGGCCCATGTGGAGAAGCCGCTGGCTAACAGAGTCATCTGTTACGCCCCCACTATACACACCCACACTGAGGATTCCGCGGAGACAGTTTGTGGAGACGATTCCAATTCAAAGTCAAATAAGCTCTGGGCATTTGAGCTGGCGTTCAGTACCCTAAAAT TCCAAGAGCTGCTGGAGGATGTGCTTACTGACAGCTGCTTCTATCCTTCTCAGCAAATG ccagaTGATCTTATGTCCCTTGTGGTGGTCATGTTGTACGACCTCCAAGACAGGAAATTCCAGCCCAGGGAGCCAATGTCAGGAGAAGGGGAGGAGCCAATAGAGGAAGTGAGGCGGGTGGAGAGCAGCCTTTTTAG TTTTAGGACTAAACTGGCAGCCTCGTTGGCTCGCTGTAGAGTAAAGCGAAACCTGCTCTCTATCGATGACATCCTGCCAAAAAATCTGAGAgaaaaacacagcagaaaacACAAACTACCACTGTGTGCCTGGGTCAACACGCTCAGGATCAG TGTGGAGGACGTGAGTGAAACACTGAGGCAAGAGGGCTTCATCCAGGTGGACCCACACACACGTCTAAAGGGAAGTTTGTTTTGTAAAGAGGCAGACTGTCCCGACTTGCTGCTGTTTCCACACCAGGCTCAAGAAAAGCTGAATGAGACGTTACTGATGAAGGATCATTCACTTATAATACAG GCTAGGTTTTGCAGTCTGGCTGTGAGTGCAGTGCATCCCCTGTTGGTGAAAGGTGCAGATATTCTGATGGTAGGATCCTtttctgctcagactgtggCTCATGTAGCCATTCATGCTTCTGCCTATGACGCTCGCGTACACATCTGTGGGCTCCTCTCCAACCCCAGGGACAAGGATGGCCTACAATCTGCAGTCTCTGCAATTGGCTGCAAAA acgTGCAGTTTCTCTCGGATGCATTTGCTGGGCTCAATGAATGGGACTCGCACATTCAGAAGGTTCGGGTCATTCTACTGCTGCCACAGTGTACTGCTTCTGGGCTTTGTAACCCCATAGAGCACATCCTCAGAGAGGGTGGAG ACAGGGAACTACTGCGGGATCTCTCTCAGGGTACCATCTCAGACACCAAACTGGAATCCTTGGTTACTAAACagatgcaagatctcagccatGCACTGACAT TTCCCAAGGTGAACGCAGTGATCTACTGCACATGCTCCGTGTACAGAGAAGAGAACGAGCTGCTGGTGAGGAGAGCGCTCGAAAATGCGAGTGTCAAACCAAAGCTGCGGCCATTCAG GATAGTGTCTACAGGATTGGGGGATAAAGAAGAGAAGTTCTTCAGGCTGGAGGAGTCAGACTCAGATGACGGCTGTTTCATCTGCGTGCTAAAGCGAGAT CAGGAACCAGCAGAACCAGAAACTGTGCAGGACATACTCGCGCGTGCAGCAGCCAAAGGACTACTTGGCGGCCTGATCACTCTGGAACCGTCTGACCAAGTCaagccaaagaaaaaaaagaaagagaagcaaaaagcagcagcagagctACTTCCTCCCCTCTTCCCCCTTCAAACTGCCATTTCAGACACGACCAGACTTCTAAATGACATCAGTGTGCCTGAGAGTTTGCGTTCTGCTGTCCATATCAGAGCTAACACTGTATCTGTTAATACCGTACAACAGACTTTGAACTTCACAGCTGAGGATTccagtgattttttttgttcGTCTGTCATTCATAATGAAGTTTCTACCACTCTTAATCAAGCCTCTGATCAGGTTAGTGCTATTTCAGATCAGGACAGTACTGCTTCCAACACTTCAGCTAAACGAGCAAATGATCAAAAGAACAAATCCGAATCACCAAGGCGAGTGCGACGAACAAAAGTCAAAGCCAAATCCCATACTCATACTACAAAGGCACATAGGTCACCACAATCACGGAAAAGGCAGCTCCATAAACGACAggcacacagacaaacacatgtACGAACACACACTCTTGCATCATCAGCTGCTATCGCCCACCCACTAACACCAGCACCTCCTCCTAGCAGAAGACCAACCGCTCTAAAATCCCAGACATCACTGGAAGAGCTCCAAAAGCTGCCCAGGAGAAAAAGGCAACAGCAAGAGACTTCACAGGAGACGTTTGGCACCCGACCAGCAGCACTGGACCTCAGTGGGGTGATTAAAGTAAAGCAGGATGTCAAGAT TCCTCCACCACTTCCTCATCTACTGGTTCTTATCTCTCCAGTGGACTCTTGCTACCCGCCACCCGTTCTGAGAGTAGAGACTCTGTCCGGTCAGGTTCAAGAGCTTGGCACTGACCTGCCGTCAAGGAAATTACCTCACTGA